A stretch of candidate division WOR-3 bacterium DNA encodes these proteins:
- a CDS encoding aromatic aminobenezylarsenical efflux permease ArsG family transporter, which yields MGILPLLTALWLGILTSISPCPLATNIAAISFVSYRIVHKAVVLLSGILYTMGRAITYIVIGFLVVRAAVNIPLVSNFLQLYINKILGILLILVGMFLLDLLFNIKIPSIFVSESWQRKLDEIGIFGSLFLGMLFALAFCPVSAALFFGSLIPIALKANSGVILPLFYGMGTGLPVLLFAIFIALGSSHIGRMYKRAVKLEAITKKVTGIIFILVGIYYVLAYIFKLF from the coding sequence ATGGGAATTCTACCACTCCTTACGGCATTATGGCTTGGGATATTGACTTCGATAAGTCCCTGTCCTCTTGCAACCAATATTGCTGCGATATCATTTGTGTCATACAGAATTGTGCATAAGGCTGTTGTTCTTCTATCTGGGATTCTCTACACAATGGGAAGAGCGATAACCTATATTGTTATTGGTTTTCTCGTTGTTAGGGCAGCCGTTAATATTCCCCTCGTTTCGAATTTCCTCCAGCTCTACATCAACAAAATCCTGGGAATACTTCTGATTCTGGTGGGAATGTTTTTACTTGATTTGTTGTTTAACATAAAAATACCGAGCATTTTCGTTTCTGAGTCCTGGCAGAGAAAACTCGACGAGATAGGCATTTTCGGCTCTCTATTTTTGGGAATGCTTTTCGCTCTTGCGTTCTGTCCTGTTTCTGCCGCTCTATTTTTTGGGAGTCTTATACCTATCGCACTTAAGGCAAATTCAGGAGTGATTTTGCCGCTATTTTATGGAATGGGAACGGGGTTACCTGTTTTACTTTTTGCTATTTTCATTGCTCTTGGTTCTTCCCACATAGGCAGAATGTATAAAAGAGCAGTCAAACTTGAAGCGATTACAAAGAAAGTTACAGGAATTATTTTTATTCTGGTTGGAATTTACTATGTATTGGCTTACATCTTTAAATTGTTTTAA
- a CDS encoding TetR/AcrR family transcriptional regulator, with protein MERTQKDLREIIIKSAQDIFARFGFRKTTMDEIAQSINKAKSSLYHYFTSKQEIFKAIIEKEASLFREEITRTVSRENTPQGKLHVYILTRMRMINQLANLYSALKDEYLKQYDYIEELREKYDKEEIEVIKEILKEGCKRGVYEIENLDRAASTIVSILKGMEYSWIKEKDVKKAERYIDNLLEILFYGIVKR; from the coding sequence ATGGAAAGAACACAAAAAGATCTTAGAGAAATTATTATAAAGTCGGCTCAAGACATATTTGCGAGATTCGGTTTTAGAAAAACAACAATGGACGAGATTGCACAATCAATCAATAAGGCAAAAAGTTCCTTATATCATTACTTTACAAGCAAGCAAGAAATTTTCAAAGCAATAATAGAGAAAGAAGCTAGTTTGTTTAGAGAAGAAATAACAAGAACGGTTAGTCGTGAAAACACCCCTCAGGGAAAATTACACGTTTACATTTTAACAAGAATGCGTATGATAAACCAGCTGGCAAATCTATATAGTGCATTAAAAGATGAATATCTCAAACAATATGATTATATTGAAGAGTTAAGAGAAAAATACGATAAAGAAGAAATTGAAGTAATTAAAGAAATATTGAAGGAAGGTTGTAAAAGGGGAGTTTATGAAATCGAAAATTTAGATAGGGCAGCAAGCACTATTGTTTCTATCTTAAAAGGTATGGAATACTCTTGGATTAAAGAAAAAGATGTTAAAAAAGCCGAAAGATATATTGATAATTTATTGGAGATTCTTTTTTATGGAATAGTTAAAAGATAA
- a CDS encoding nitrophenyl compound nitroreductase subunit ArsF family protein, which produces MKVKKVISVLLLAFVLLSIAYLIKGEIMNKKEEKMQKEEIREEVDTITEKAPEIPDVNATKNETKTQNSAPKKEEKKKKVLAYYFHGTHRCPTCLTIERYSKEAIESYFARELKDGILEFSSINVEEPENRHFIQDYQLYTKSLIISLWEDNKEKKWKNLTEVWSYVHSKENFYQYVKNEVEKFLEDTR; this is translated from the coding sequence ATGAAGGTGAAAAAAGTGATTTCTGTTCTTCTTCTCGCTTTTGTCCTACTTAGCATTGCTTATCTAATCAAAGGAGAAATCATGAATAAAAAAGAGGAAAAAATGCAAAAGGAAGAAATCCGAGAGGAGGTGGATACTATTACTGAAAAAGCCCCTGAAATTCCTGATGTTAATGCAACAAAGAATGAAACAAAAACGCAAAATTCGGCTCCCAAAAAAGAAGAGAAGAAGAAAAAAGTGCTTGCCTACTATTTTCATGGAACCCACCGATGCCCCACCTGCCTTACAATTGAAAGATATTCAAAAGAAGCAATCGAATCTTATTTCGCAAGGGAGTTGAAGGATGGAATATTGGAGTTCAGTTCTATAAATGTAGAGGAACCAGAAAATAGACATTTCATCCAGGATTACCAGCTATACACAAAATCTCTCATAATTTCACTCTGGGAAGATAATAAGGAGAAAAAATGGAAAAATCTCACCGAGGTCTGGTCTTATGTTCACAGTAAAGAAAATTTCTATCAATATGTTAAAAATGAAGTGGAGAAGTTTTTAGAGGACACAAGATAA
- a CDS encoding thioredoxin family protein produces MKIQIAGPGCPRCLATEKAVKEACAQLKLSAEISHLYDIREYARLGVRMTPAVIIDGKVVISGKVPSVEEIKKILSTPK; encoded by the coding sequence ATGAAAATTCAAATTGCAGGACCTGGTTGTCCAAGGTGCTTGGCGACCGAGAAGGCTGTAAAAGAAGCCTGCGCCCAGTTGAAACTTTCTGCCGAGATTTCTCATCTTTACGATATAAGAGAATACGCAAGACTTGGAGTCAGAATGACACCTGCCGTGATTATCGATGGAAAAGTTGTTATTTCAGGTAAGGTTCCATCTGTAGAAGAAATAAAGAAAATCCTAAGCACCCCAAAATAA